Proteins co-encoded in one Cytophaga hutchinsonii ATCC 33406 genomic window:
- a CDS encoding acyltransferase family protein yields the protein MLNDTSGLILRKTFFLDILRGLAALYVLIGHARWLLWEGYTEGYKLHPAEYGLFDTIQVYVLNLFAFGHQAVMLFFVLSGFVIQYSSYNQAVKSGTFSIRVYLIKRIRRIYPPFLFALLLTFVLDTIGKQSGYTIYSGTTNFVILNKSIFSDLSTQTLFGNIGMLQTLVTPVWGSNGPLWSLMYEWWFYLLYIPVFFINKRNPLVTAYLIGILFIASLFLSVEHYRWATVANYFFIWYLGVIAADWYMGRIGNQKTKTALVIYLLLVFITASYLVGFAHMTDYYTAAFFIVLIYVSIQSYRYLEGFRMLQPLSDFSYTLYVTHMPVLVLLSGWLQHRFSGALPMHLAYVYSGIFICLLIAWLCHFIVEVPFIKRSKH from the coding sequence ATGCTAAACGATACGTCAGGCCTTATATTGAGAAAAACTTTTTTTCTGGATATCTTAAGAGGATTGGCAGCACTTTATGTGCTGATCGGTCATGCACGCTGGCTCCTTTGGGAAGGCTACACGGAAGGTTATAAACTCCATCCGGCAGAATATGGATTATTTGATACCATACAGGTATACGTTTTGAACCTGTTTGCATTTGGCCACCAGGCAGTAATGCTTTTTTTTGTATTGTCGGGTTTTGTTATTCAGTACAGTTCATACAATCAAGCGGTAAAATCGGGTACATTTTCTATTCGTGTTTATTTAATAAAAAGAATCAGACGTATTTATCCGCCATTTCTTTTTGCGTTGCTGCTAACCTTTGTACTAGATACTATTGGAAAACAATCAGGCTATACGATCTACTCCGGAACAACAAATTTTGTGATACTGAATAAGAGTATTTTTTCTGATCTGTCAACACAAACGTTGTTTGGGAACATCGGCATGCTGCAGACACTTGTTACTCCGGTATGGGGCAGCAACGGGCCTTTGTGGTCGCTCATGTATGAATGGTGGTTTTATCTACTGTATATTCCGGTTTTTTTTATAAATAAACGAAATCCGCTGGTTACGGCTTATTTAATAGGCATACTTTTCATTGCATCGTTATTTTTGTCAGTCGAACATTACCGATGGGCTACTGTTGCTAATTATTTTTTCATCTGGTATCTGGGAGTGATTGCAGCAGATTGGTATATGGGAAGAATCGGAAATCAAAAAACTAAAACAGCATTAGTGATATACCTGTTACTGGTTTTTATTACGGCAAGTTATCTGGTTGGCTTCGCGCATATGACAGACTATTATACCGCTGCTTTTTTTATTGTGCTTATATATGTGTCTATACAATCTTACAGGTATCTTGAAGGCTTTCGGATGTTACAGCCGCTGAGTGATTTCTCCTATACCTTATATGTTACTCATATGCCTGTTCTGGTATTGCTGTCCGGGTGGCTGCAGCACCGATTTTCAGGGGCATTGCCAATGCATCTGGCTTATGTATATAGTGGTATTTTTATTTGTTTACTTATTGCATGGTTATGCCATTTTATCGTTGAAGTACCTTTTATTAAAAGGAGCAAACACTGA
- a CDS encoding putative colanic acid biosynthesis acetyltransferase — protein sequence MYQDLSRFSMPADFRGKPGWYVQLWWVVQALLFHPSPQIMYGWRRLLLRAFGAQIGKGVIIRPSAQITYPWKLAIGDYAWIGDEVVLYTLGNITIGKNAVVSQRSYICTGSHDFKKEAFDIFSKPIIIDDECWLATDVFVGPGVKISKGIVIGARSSVYKNIEATPGIYTGNPATRVGDR from the coding sequence GTGTATCAGGATCTTTCTCGTTTTTCAATGCCTGCTGATTTCAGAGGTAAACCCGGTTGGTATGTACAGTTGTGGTGGGTTGTTCAGGCGCTCTTATTTCATCCTTCGCCTCAAATTATGTATGGCTGGCGCCGGTTATTACTGCGGGCTTTTGGAGCGCAGATCGGTAAAGGTGTAATCATACGTCCTTCTGCACAAATCACCTATCCATGGAAATTAGCTATTGGAGATTATGCATGGATAGGGGATGAAGTTGTGTTATATACGCTGGGTAATATAACAATCGGTAAGAATGCTGTAGTATCCCAACGTTCATACATTTGTACGGGCAGCCATGATTTCAAAAAAGAAGCATTTGATATTTTTTCAAAACCAATAATTATTGACGATGAATGCTGGCTGGCGACAGATGTGTTTGTTGGTCCCGGTGTTAAAATTAGTAAGGGAATAGTAATTGGTGCGCGCAGCAGTGTATACAAAAATATTGAAGCCACACCCGGTATTTATACAGGAAACCCCGCAACCCGTGTTGGGGATCGGTAG
- a CDS encoding site-2 protease family protein, producing the protein MRNNTTYKQYILHTALFLLTLVTTTLAGAEWTGKHYLNGWDFVWSGLDYSITFLGILTIHEMGHYYFARKNNVDATLPYYIPFYFPGIPSIGTFGAFIRMKGIIHSRRTMFDIGIAGPLAGFVAAILLLVYGFATLPEKSYLFRIHPEYAAIQGDYRHEAYTYDFIKKRSDLHTELTFIQDSIYYLQHHDSIPELKKPVKAYETEFEVIVVGKNLLFLLFEKLFSYQGDRLPDPHELYHYPFIFAGYLALFFTALNLIPVGQLDGGHVTYGLFGYERSKKISAVFFILFVSIAGVGMFKENILQINFFTANAADQLEFAFFYLIFLYLIFAKMFETFLNALLTAVAVFTFQFLVEFLFPEITGYGFWLLYAFLIGRYLGVYHPPALSEQPLDTKRKVLGWIALGIFVLCFTPEVVSFELIRP; encoded by the coding sequence ATGCGTAATAATACTACATACAAACAATACATTCTTCATACGGCATTATTTCTGCTTACGCTTGTAACGACAACGCTTGCTGGTGCTGAGTGGACGGGCAAACATTATTTAAACGGCTGGGATTTCGTCTGGAGCGGATTAGATTACTCCATTACTTTTCTGGGCATTTTAACTATTCATGAAATGGGGCATTATTACTTTGCCAGAAAAAATAATGTTGATGCAACGCTCCCCTACTACATCCCTTTCTATTTTCCCGGCATACCCTCAATAGGTACGTTTGGTGCATTTATCCGGATGAAAGGTATCATTCATTCCAGAAGAACAATGTTTGATATCGGCATTGCCGGACCATTGGCGGGCTTTGTTGCTGCCATTTTATTATTAGTATATGGTTTTGCAACCCTTCCGGAAAAGTCTTATTTATTTCGTATCCATCCTGAATACGCTGCAATACAAGGCGATTACCGACATGAAGCATACACCTATGATTTTATAAAGAAACGAAGTGATTTACATACAGAGTTAACTTTTATTCAGGACTCTATTTATTACCTGCAACACCATGACTCCATTCCGGAGCTGAAAAAACCTGTTAAAGCATATGAAACAGAATTTGAAGTTATTGTTGTCGGTAAGAATTTATTATTCCTGCTGTTTGAAAAACTATTCTCCTATCAGGGTGATCGTTTACCCGATCCGCATGAGCTGTATCATTACCCATTTATATTTGCGGGTTATTTAGCGCTTTTTTTCACCGCATTGAATCTTATACCTGTCGGTCAGCTTGATGGCGGCCACGTTACGTATGGACTATTTGGATATGAACGAAGTAAAAAAATATCTGCGGTGTTTTTCATTCTGTTTGTATCTATTGCAGGCGTTGGTATGTTCAAAGAAAATATCCTGCAGATTAATTTCTTTACCGCTAATGCAGCAGATCAATTAGAATTTGCTTTTTTCTATTTGATATTTCTGTATCTGATTTTTGCAAAAATGTTTGAAACGTTTTTGAATGCACTGCTCACAGCAGTTGCAGTATTCACGTTTCAATTCCTGGTTGAATTTCTTTTTCCGGAAATTACCGGTTATGGATTTTGGTTGTTATATGCGTTTTTAATCGGTCGTTATCTGGGTGTATATCATCCACCGGCATTGAGCGAACAACCGCTTGATACGAAACGGAAAGTATTAGGCTGGATTGCCTTAGGCATCTTCGTGCTGTGTTTTACACCTGAGGTTGTTTCATTTGAATTGATCCGCCCGTAG
- a CDS encoding HAD family hydrolase: MNDFTRIKNIIFDLGAVIIPIDFEKTFDAFALLSKLPKESVKKKYADSSFFVDFEKGLIGNFSFLQQLRALLGVDKTVTDQQLIDAWNTLLLPIPKERIARIQSLASKYRLFLLSNTNPIHIHEVQRILYTSAQVDCLERLFEHTWYSYDLGLIKPNTSIYEEVLKRKSLLPHETLFLDDNKDNIEGAARVGIQTVHVTEHSTFLELLKHA; this comes from the coding sequence ATGAACGATTTCACACGCATTAAAAATATTATTTTCGATCTGGGTGCAGTTATTATTCCGATTGATTTTGAAAAAACATTTGACGCCTTTGCCCTCCTTAGCAAGCTTCCGAAGGAGTCTGTAAAAAAGAAGTATGCGGACAGTTCTTTTTTTGTTGATTTTGAAAAAGGACTGATCGGAAATTTCAGCTTCTTACAACAACTCAGAGCATTATTAGGAGTTGATAAAACCGTAACCGATCAGCAGTTGATTGATGCCTGGAATACCCTGCTGCTTCCAATTCCTAAGGAGCGTATTGCACGTATACAGTCATTGGCTTCAAAATACCGTTTATTTTTATTGAGCAATACCAATCCGATTCACATACATGAAGTACAACGTATCTTATATACTTCTGCGCAGGTGGATTGTCTGGAACGCTTGTTCGAACACACCTGGTATTCCTATGATCTGGGCCTGATTAAACCAAACACTTCTATTTATGAAGAGGTATTAAAGCGTAAATCATTGCTGCCACATGAAACGCTTTTTCTGGACGATAACAAAGATAACATTGAAGGTGCAGCCCGGGTTGGCATTCAAACAGTACACGTAACAGAACACTCTACTTTCCTGGAACTCTTGAAACATGCGTAA